The DNA region gaagatactggtatcatatgaaactataaaacctgatgaatccatcggtaatCCATCTGaatgttgtcaaaaaaagacaaaaaatattcgaaataaatgtcagaaaaaatgtcagaaaaatgtccaatgaAATATCGGAAAATtgcccaaaaaaaagtctgaaaaaaaaatcgaaaacAATGTCCCAAAATTTTTTCGAAAAAtacctgaaaaatgtcccaaaaaaagacCGAAACAATGACAGAAGAAaagtccgatactggtatcaaatgaaactagaaaacctgatgaatccattggtaccaaccatgacatactagcttgtagtgaaggaggttaaataacgctccaaactttagcaaaattttggcaaggaaaaactgtcatgtccattttcaaagggatcccttgacctctgacctccagttatgtgagtgtgtgagggtttttgttcgaaaaaatgtccaataaaaagtttgaaaaaggtttgaaaattgtccaaaaaaaatgtctgaaaaaagtctgagaaatataaaaaaaaaatgtctgaaaaaagtcagaaaattgtcaAAAACAATGTTCGAAAGAATTTCCGAAAAAAAGCtcgaaaaatgtcagaaaaaaagactgaaacaacgacagaagaaaagtccgatactggtatcatatgaaactagaaaacctgatgaatccatcggtaccaaccatgacatactagctggtcatgaaggaggtagtttcatatgataccagtatcttcactctagctaccgttaacgtgttattatcacgtttaATGTGACAGACCTAGTTAATACATGTTATAAAAAGTGGCATAAATCCAGCGTTTCAACTGGATCTCATTAATtctcacacaacacaacaagctttgacaccaaatcatcGTTTAAAGTTAAATTCTTTTGAGCTGTTTACtggattaattatttaaaataacacTAATTATCTTAATAATTTCACCAGAAACATCATAACTAACACTCCCTAACGTGAGCATTCATACAGAAGAAGAAATTAAATCTTAAAATTCAGATCCAGAAACACAAATCAGGGATTCATTACACCGTGCGCCACCAACCATCTCAAGCAGCCAACACTGGAGAAAGACAAAGCTCAGCCACTGCCAGTATAGTTTGAATTTAAACCAATACAGGGCCTCCACCTTGAGCATAATATTATCAAGTCCTGCAGCCTGTGTTGGCATGATGAGAATCAGTGCCAGCTGTTATTCTAGCTGGAGGAGAGTGATTCTGGCACCCTGTCGGCTGTAAACTGACgccagctgctgcaggaggCAGCGATTCAGCCGGGCTCCAACAGGCCCGAGGTGCTCAGGCTCAACATATTCTAAAATGAGATATCTGGCCTTTGACCTTTGTTCTGTTAGGATGCAATCTGTGCAGAGCCAGAGAGGACACGAGCGCCGCTGCCAAAAAcaaagagttttttttgttaaaggttctttttttattggtgcaatGCAACAAAACATCAACATAACTGCTGCCCCAAATAATCACTAGAGCGCCACATGTAGATTCATCTGCCGATgaaaaatagtccccaacaaagtcCCCATTTCctcttgtttgtttgataaaaactactGATGAAACTATActaagatttacatcttcagtaggaaccacagactgtatataagaagtggacgtggtcaccctgacgtcacccgttggttcaTGGACTGCAGttctgaagcctcgagttcggcattttattcgacgtcatcttgtttttttttaaaccaagaACTGGTCGTGTCTATATGGTAACTTCCAAGTTGCAAAAACACGCGAAAACTCTTGttagactcgctgcccgacgacctatcctaaccataaccccaaccattcgaggtcaatgccgaACTTGGTTAGTGAGTTACCTTCTAAACACGACcaacagaagtgacacgagaggggggagctgagtacaaccgaacgctgaacaaGACGTCACGTCGCCATCTTtggttttggccgtcaccatcttgttttttggccgtcgccatcttgtttttttgcaaccagaagtgacacgagaggggggagctgagtacaaccaaacgctgaataagacatcacgtcaccatcttgatttttggcagtcgccatcttggtttttgactttcgccatcttggtttttgactgtcgccatcttggttttttgcaaccagaagtgacacaaaagggtggagctaagtacaatcgaacgctgaacaagacatcacgtcaccatcttggtttttgactttCACCATCTTGGGTTTgggatggcgacggctaaaaactgagatggagacggccagaacccaagatggtgacggccgaagaccaagatggtgacggctaaaaatcaatatcaagacGTCcggaaaccaagatggcgacggccaaaatgccaaactccaggcttcaaaatggcagtccacaaaccaatgtttGATgttacggtgactacgtccacttcttatatacatcTATAAGTCTATGGCCGGGTATCTTTCAAACTCTTATAACGCAGGTTTACTCTTCATAACACTGATGACAATAAAGAAACTTAATCCAAAATCTATATTTCAATTTGTAGTTATTGATAATGTTTTGTTGACTGGGGAAACATCAAGGACAACAATGGAAACAAGTCCAGGACTTTATGGTGTTATATCTGACGAATTCTAGTATTTTATAAACCACCCGAACCCAAACCCTCGCCGTCTCTCTGGCTCTCTTTAAGACTCGAGGTCCACTTCTGATTCCAGCTGGAGAATGAATCTGTTTAGCTTGGAAAGCACACTTAATGGAGATACAAGGTTTTCCCCAGACAAAGCAATTGAGTCGACATTTCAGGTGCCACGAGGGAGTCGGAGCGATGCCAGCTGGGCGGCCGCCGGCCTCGGTGTGTGCTGGCAGCGtttgaagagtgtgtgtgtgtgtgttgtgttgtgttgtgttgtgttatgtgtAATGGGCTGGACAGAGCCAACATGCctgaacagcagcagctacaCATACTGAACACACATCAGTGCagccacaacacaacacaacacatggaAACCCTGTCTGGGAAAATAAAACGGATCAACACCTGAGAGCAACTACACGGGAATCCAAATACACAAACTGGATCCTCAGTAGTCCACGTGAAGAAAGCTTTAAGGAAGTCTTGTTTTCATGCCACGATTAGTATTTCTTCACTTTTAAATATACTAGAATATTTCCACAACTACTGGATGAATTGCCTTGAAGTGTTGTACCAGCATTCATGTTTCCAAGAGGATAAACCCTGATGATATTGGTAGGGCCGTCCGGACGATACTTTGGTACCGATTAgatatgttttgtgatttttaagtattgcgatcgatattacgatttattgcgatttttgtttacttttttaacattagaccatgaaggggaaaaagttgaatcatagtATCAACATTAACTAGtgttacaatatttttttaagtatttgttCATAAAGCAAAGTCCTTACAAAAACCtggatggagacgaccaaaaaaccaagatggcgatggccaaaaaccaagatggcgacagccgaAGACCTAGATGGCAACTGCCAAAGACCTAGATGGCGACAGCCGAAGATctagatggcgatggccaaagacctagatggcgatggccaaagacctagatggcgatggccaaaaacctagatggcgatggccaaaaacctagatggcgatggccaaagaCCTAGATGGCGACTGCCAGAACCCAAAATAGGGACGTCCAgaaatcaagatggcgacagtcaaaatgccgaactccaggcttcaaaacgacagtccacaaaccaatgtttgatgtcacagtgactgcgtccacttcttatatacagtctatggccgGGTATCTTTCAAACTCTTATAACGCAGGTTTTCTCTTCATAACActgatgacaataacaaatatttaatcaaaaatctatatctatatctatctatatctgaGAAATCTTGGTATTTCATGAATAAACGGAACCCAAACCCCCCTGGCTCTCTTGTAAGACTCGAGGTccagatggcgacggtcaaaaaccaagatggatgTATACCCGCCGTCCTCGatcttcctgtttctctttttgaatgacgaatacagactaccgccacctgctggtgtggagttatttcctctcaggcAGGCGTAGAGCATACGTGGTAAtcggccgttggctgtagtctttgcggtttgttcaagtgcaactttttggccgagACGAAGGCGGCGTAAAGCaacgcaactggtggcctttaTCGCCGCTatttctttgatgtcgggttggtgtgtctgggcctttacatCTGCAGGTGTTTGTTCATGAAAtgatcatcctctggggaccatgaatgtccgAATATGTCAATCCATCAAATATTTGTTGGGATATTTCAGTTTGAACCAATTTACCTCTTTCTCCTCAACAGACGCTGAGAACGCCAAGTCAGAGGGGAAGCCGGGCCACCAATCAGAGCGCGAGGACCCGGAGACGGACAGCAAGCGTCAGCAGCAGCCCGGCCAACCGCACTGCTCCTCCGAACAGGAAATGAAGCGTCAGGAGGAAGGAGACAGCTCGAGTAACCCCGAGAGCCAGGACAGCGACGACAGTCTGGAGCCTtcggatggagagggagaggaacaggaggaggcaaggggaggaggaggaggaggaggtggaggaggtggaggtggaggtggtggaggtggaggaggaaggattGGGAGGTTAGCAGGACTGGGAGGGTTAGGTGGACTGGGCGCCATCGGAGGACTGGGTAACCTGGGCGGGCTTCATATTAAAGTAGAGCACTACGGAGAGGGCGAAGAAGTACAGATGCACAACTCACAGACTTCTTcatcggaggaggaggaggaagaggaggatgacgacgaggaggaggaagaagacggAGGCGTGCAGGATTGCGACGGCGCCGATGCCGGGAGCAAGCTCCAGAAGAGGCGGAAGAGGAGGAAAGTGCAGAAATGGGACGGATCCCGAAGCAGGAGGCTCCGTCTCTCCTCGACCCCGCCCAGCCCCGTCGCCATGGGTGACGCCACGCCGATGGTTGACCCCTCCCAGGCCACGCCTGTCAACTCCTCGCACCTCCTCACCTCCGCCGGCTCCCCAAATGGCGCAGGTGCGACGTCCTCCGTCCTGAAGATCAAGACGGAGATGGCCGAACCGATCAACTTCGACAACGACAGCAGCATCTGGAACTTCCCACCCAACAGAGAGATTTCCAGAAACGAGTCGCCGTACAGCATGACCTCCAAGCCGGCGCCCCCGGGCTCCCACGAGAACTTCCCCTCCCCCCAGGGAGGCTCTCTCCAGGTCGCCATCCCCGACTCCGTCCTCACCCCTCCTGGAACCgagggaggagcaggaggagtgaGGAAGCCTCCTTACAACGGAAGCTCGGCGCCGTCCTCCGCTTCCAGCGCCACCAGTTTAGCGCCTCCCTCCAGCGCCTCCTCCGCCGACCCCCTGTCGCCTCCTCTCTCCGCCTCCCCGCGGGACAAGCAACAAGGCactcccaccacctcctcttcttcttcctcctcctcctcgtcctcgtcgACCCCGTCATCCTCGCTGCTGTACTCCGGCGACCTGGAGGCTCTACAACGCCTACAGGCCAGCAACGTGGTGCTTCCGTTGGTCCACCGGGTAACGGGGACTCTGGCGTCCACCAGCACGACGGCTCCGCGGGTCTACACCACCGGGACCATCAGGTACGCACCGGCGGACGTCACCCTGGCCATGGCGCAGGGCAACCTCCTCCCCAACGCCGCCATGAACTTCGTCGACGGCTCGGGGTTCGGCCTGGACCCCAAGACGCCCATGGAGATGCTCTACCACCACGTCCACAGGCTCAACATGTCGGCAGCGGCAGCGGCCGGCCCGTTTGTCGGATCCCCGTCGGCCACGGGCGGGAACGGCGCCCTGGGGGGCCAGATGCCGACGGCGGCCAACGTTTTCACCACGGCGGAGGGACTTTTCTCGACGCTACCGTTCCCGGTGTACAGCAACGGCATCCACGCCACGCAGACGACtctggagaggaaggaggattAACGCTACACGTTCGAGACCGCATTACTGTGTTTCTGGAATCAACAACTGTGTTCAAAGACTACTCACtagtaaacaaaataaaaactatttccTTTATCTTTTATCAACACGGCACTGTGTTTCCGAGAGGGGAGAAAGGATGACAGATGTACTCTAGCACTTTGAATCTGAGCAACTGAGCTTGTGTAATAGACATGAATGACCCTCAAACATGTCCCCCCCTTTTTTCTATCTTttacctctctcctcctcatcctcttctcctcctctctctctctctttgctcctGTTTCTTGCGATcagcaacgttttttttttttcctcttgaacaaacaaacaaaaaaaaaaacattctttatTGTAAAgaatttcttttctttgcctACAGAGAATTCATATTTGCCTACGGACTCCGCTGGAGCCAGACGGGGGGatacttttttatgattttgactTTTATGTTGCGTCTTTATGAAGATGCTGATTGTGTGTATTTAACGGAGGACGGTAACAGGGATTTGACAGACTATGCGGCGGCGCTCCTCCACATGTATCTTGATGTGATCAAGGATTTTAAAAGAAGAgggagctctctctctctttgcgcCCGACATAAAGGTCTCAGAGATAATAATCTTTtgaaaaaaggttttttttctcgATTGAGGGAATAGTTTAGAgaattaatgcttttcattttctttcttttttttttttataaaatattctaGCTCAGATTTAACTTACGaatcaagaagaaaaacaagaaaaagcaaTTTCAGCCGGGTAATGACCTGTGAATTATCGAATGTTACTACTTCCTCTCTTTTATCCCAGGAGTTTACCTTACAGGTCTCGCACCAAACATAACCTCCTCTAACATCATCCTCTCTCcgtcatcctcctctctccacttcTGTCTACCTGGTTTTTAAACATATACAGATTCATGGTGCTACCGACCGTCCAGTAACCCCGATTCAGCTGGCTGATGTGGGTGCTGTAAACGAACCCACGGCTCGTTGACAGActgatttatttttggtttttGGAGGGggaactttgttttgttttttctctttctgacCTTCAGGAAAGTCAGAAACACAGCAAGAACCTTAGAACCTCTAAATCAGCATCTCTACATGtccctcctttgtttgtctTGAAACAAAAGCACTTCATCTGATCGCCATGGCAACATGGAGgtcgcattttaggctttttttatttttgtgttttttctaacTTAATCACTTTTAATTCTCAGTGAGACTGAGGCTAATACGCTAGCGTTGCTAACTTGAAAAATGAATGTTGAAAAACCTCGACCGGCTCCTGTTTGATTAGTTTTACtactttttcctcctcctcctcctcctcctcctcttcctcctcctccttcttcgtcttcttcttcctaAACCAGAATCACCTCCACAAGATTTTTCCTAAAAACAATCCACTCTCTTCCATCTCATCGCCGGAccctgtgatttaaaaaaaacaaaaaaacaaaaaacacatatcAACAAAAGGAGATTGTAATAAAGACATGCAtttttcaatcaatcaatcaatcaaacaatcaaaatccaataactacaaaaaaaaatctttttgaggaagagaaaaaaattcctttaaacaaaaatgttgtCTTTGTCGTTGTTCTTCTGTTCTGTGTTTCTTCTCCCCCAGCCCTCcgttgccaaaaaaaaaaaaaagaaatctcacAACGTTTAGTGTTTTAAAAAGCACTGTGATTCATttgtaattatatttttttcttctactttttaggtaaaaagagaaaaaaaagatgagaacacgtaaaaaaaacaaaaccacatcCATCTTTTTAAAGTTGACAGCCCCGTCTTTACCATCCCGTCATACCTTATTACCCAGTGTGATTAAGCCGTAAAAACGTTGTTACCGATGTGTTTAGTGTCACTGGCTGTCAAAAAGTCTTTCATGGcgacttctctctctgtgtgtgttgactatatgcagtatatactgagctactgtagctgtTTTTGTCCTTTGTCTTCTCTGTGCTCTATCTCTAGTGTGGGGGGACGGGGAGGGGCGGGGCTTAGATGGAGAGGGGCGGAGCCTATAGAGaggctaagtcccgccccttccggtggaccaccacgGGATCTTATTacggaaaaaaatatgaacagtagtcaacggagagagatgaatgcttttttatcttgtttgaattgcgccatgaatcacacagatgaaTATCTTCCGCTTATCTGGGGCCGGGTCGTGGGGGCTGCGGGCTTAGCGGGGAATTCGAGAAGTCCTTCTCctcagcaacgttttccagctcttcctgggcgaccccgaggcgttcccagaaCAGACCAGACCAGATATATAAGCTCTCtggcgtgttctgggtctatcCCGCCCGGGGCCTCTTATCAGTTGGACGTAcccagaaaacctccaaagggaggcgtgccgaaccacctcagctggcccctttagAGATGAAGGAGCAGCGTCTCTACTCCGAGCTTCCTCCGGACCTCTAAGGCCGAGTCCAGCCGCACTACGGAGGAagctcatttcggccgcttgtttCCGCGGTATCATTCTTACGGTCACtgcccaaagctcatgaccacaggtgagggttggaacgtagatggaccggtAAATTGAGAGCTTCGCCTTCCgactcagctccctcttcaccgcGGCGGTCCGGTACGGCGCCCCGCATAACTGCAGACGCCGCACCGAATTatcatggcctcagacttggagatactgactctcatcccgcCCCAGTGCGTGTTGAAGGTCACGGTCTGATGaaaccaacagaaccacatcgtCTGCATAGAGCATAATTCTGAGGTCCCCAAACTGGACTCTCCTTCCCCCAGCTGGGCCTtgagatcctgtccatgaaaatcacaaacaggatcggaaacgtgtttgactttgtgctgagtactatgtatttttattttgaaaagcggacgtagtcccacgtgtctacttcctaaaagcctaaccaggtaCAAGGACTGCAAATTAGCTAGAAGTCCGATATACGTTGCATCGggtgcactttaattaagtgtaacaatgcttACATGTGTTGTCCCtgtcagataaataaatagacaaaCATCATATCTGAGATTCATGtgattcaaacgggatcaaaaaaatattctctctccgttgactaccgttcatatttgtTCCGAAAAAAGGTCCGATGGTCCACAGGAAGGGGACTTCGCCTCTGTATGGGATGATTGACATCCCCGACAACGACCCCCTTCTCTGTCTCTTCGTCCGTCTCTTCCTCCGTCTCCCTCTATCTGCAGTCTTAGTGAAACCAGTGGAGGTTCGTGGAATTTCGTGTTCGGTGGcctttgcaaaaaacaaaaaaaactttgtaGAGTCCACCTTTTTTTCCGCTGCTTCCTTTTCGTCTTTGTAAAacctctttattttttgtttgttttttttggggcgGGGGGGGTTTTCtaatccttctctctctttctctctctctctgctattGCTTTTTGCTGTTGTGTAGTCTTAATACAAACCTCTTTATCTTGCTGTCCTTTCTCTCAGAGACGAAAAGATTCTTTAACTAGCTCAAAGGTTTATGGAGCCATGTTTTTCCGCCGCTGAGGAATTCTGGGAATTGTAGTTTTCACGGCTCTTGCagtacaaaaatgtaattacgaTGAGGAAAAAGCTTAAAAGTAGCATTTTTAGATAGTAGtcctggaataaaaaaaaaaaaaagcctcagtTGTGAAACCTTTCCCAGAGTCCCTTGGGGGCTTCCTGTGTGCATTGGGTGTATTTCATTGGTTCCCACCGAAACTTGTTGACTTCCTGCGCAAAACTTTCTCTCACGGGACAAACTAAAAGTTACACAAGTGGTTCaaaggggggagaaaaaaaaaaaaaaaaaaattatttcaggacccgtaataataataataaaaattttAAAGATTTCTAAAgaaattaaaagaagaaaaaaatatttcgcACTATAAATCTATTTTTATAGGTGTTTTGGAAAACTGAACTGCATGTTTAGTAAGTTCGTCCGATGCGTTTCACGTGATCGAtccctcttttgtttttgtttgtttgtttttttccagcgtttttttgtgttttttaaagtctgTCGATCCGAACGGGGGACGCGGCGGAGGCCCGTTTAGAGGAATAAAGTCTGCGTCGTGGCCTCTAATCTCTaacctccctctctcacacatcAGGAAAAACAATCTGTAGCGTCTGTGCTTTTCTGTGAAGAATCAATGTCTTGTTACTGCGACTAACAACGAAAAATAATAAGCAAACAGGTTTATGAAATTTAAcgatggatttatttatttttgtgttcgATAAAGAGGAATGTGATTGGTCCACTCGCTGTGGGTTGAATGTTAAATTCAGTCATTTCAGGAGCATTTTGTTTCTGCGCTCCCTCTGGATTTTTCTACTTTTTGGCGTTTTTTTGCGTGacaacgggggggggggggcccaAACGAATGGCAGGTAAAGAAAAGGGGATTGGTTGGCATTGGCGGCGGCGACAGCGGGGGGCGGGACGGGGTGCACATAACTCAGACGAAACCAGGAAATACACCCACATGTAACAAAAACCAAAACAGCCGGTCCAAGCTGTTTCaatgttttttctgtgttttatgtcgaaaaatgaaaaACTTTTTTGCTGGTGATTTTAAAAACGTTATAAAAACCTGAAATCACAGCTGCTGTCGGAAAAATACATAGTGTTTAAAGAATTACAAATATTGAAAAATCAACTTCATTTACCTGTGAAAGAAAaactgttgtctgtgtgtttttaactATTTCTTGTACAATTATACAGATTCTTTTATGAGGAACTTGGTGCCAAGTAGCTGAAATACGGGAGAGAGGGAATCTCTTATTATCAATGTTAACAGTGTTATAAAAATTctaaatacaaacaaattaaaatattaaaaaagagaaaactatggtacatttctatttttttgttttgttttgtttgtttttttcctcacagaagaggggaaaaaaacacatgactaaCTGATGCTAACTTTGAGTGCCTggcttattttttattattattattattattattattattattattattattattattttcgaAAGACATCTTTTTGAGTTAATTTACCACGAATAATGCTGCAAAATTCCGAAAATGTACATACTTCATTTTTATAGCAGTTGTTCTTTTCTAAGTTTACTAGGTTCTCATCCGTTCAGAGGAACATGTCACATACACCGTTGTCTTTTTCTGTAACCCGGTTTTCACCATCTTACAGGTGCCATATTCATAATAAAAATTTCTCTCGAATTTGGGACCAGATTGCATCATTTCTTCTGTTTGACACCTTCAGCCATCCCGCCAGAATAAGACAGACGCTGCTACATCTCAGTAAGCTGTCCCGTTTTCTTTCCTCCacccttttattttgaaaagcaggATGCTTGTTTTCTGGTTCCTGTTTAGAAAAATTCTGCTGCGTCTCCTTGAGCTTCCTCTCAGCGTTTAGTTGGACAGATCAGAGGAGACGCTGCAGAGTGTAACTTCCTGTCCATGCCTGGAAACCTTCTCACCACCAGACGGCCAATCAGGTACGTGTATCTGCAGCACGGCGGTGGCGGTGGATACATCACCTGACATACTGGTCACATGGTCATGTAGGGTTTGCTTCACTATATGAGTCTCACTGCTGGTGAAATCAAAACTGTTATGGTGTCGTGGTTTTACTCACCACACGGTCCAGAGGGTGCATtcagggtcgtgtctagagggtatcccgcaaattgtgaaatctgatctgagatctgcaaaaactttcGCTAGACTCGCCGCCCGACgaccgacgacctatcctaaccttaactattaacGGCCAACACCTCGACTTTCAACAAACGtattttttcatgctttttcctaATAACGTccagctccagtcttttcaaaataaaactacttagttatgtttaggaatagattgacttggttagttttaggaaaagatcacggtttgggtttaaataactccggaagtggcaaAAACCTAAGTGCATAGAAGTGCGTCTGATTGAGAGTAGTTGATGATACAGAGACGCTTTCAAATAAGTAACAGATGTGATTGACAACAAGCACGTCGGCATTAAAGTGGCAGgtttttgaatggagtttggtgcgTAGAAGTGCGTCTGATGGAGAGTAGTTGAAGATACAGAGAAGCTCTCAAATAAGCCTGTATCCGTCCACATCTCAgtcctcctcgtctctctcaCTTTTATTACCTTCCTCTTGCTTGTATCATCTCTCCTccacccttcctcctcctctctgcagtaaTAAGAGCGGAGAGGTCAGTCAGTCGACCCTCTGAGGCCGACCAGCCAACTTTAAATATTTCACACTATTTTAAATGAGCGCCCATGAATGATAGATCACAGGCAGctctgcggtgtgtgtgtgtgtgcgtgaggaGGTGCTCCAACCTGGAGCTCCTTCTAATAACCTCTGGCTGTCCGTCTCCGTGAGGAGGTCTGATGTGGAATTTAGATCCGACAGCGTCAGTCGTTCACCGGAGGCGTAACGAGCGCCCTTTCATCATCAGCCCGTGATGGACGGATGATGAAACAAAGCGTTAAAGATGAAAACTCTCCAACTCGCTCTCGGTGGGGTGCGTGGGGGGGGCTGATCTCCAGCTA from Sebastes umbrosus isolate fSebUmb1 chromosome 16, fSebUmb1.pri, whole genome shotgun sequence includes:
- the LOC119504491 gene encoding neuronal PAS domain-containing protein 3 isoform X1, with product MIRIFPDFSVQVTASGPGGPGVGGGMVSGPPGGRVPVQVPGATNGTPQGVQGISAYQQSDPYWERPANAGSCSAARPKTLHLAGQQHTSSPWLQALRKEKSRDAARSRRGKENFEFYELAKMLPLPGAITSQLDKASIIRLTISYLKMRDFANQGDPPWNLRMEGPPPNTSVKAIGSQRRRSPSAVASEIFEPHLGSHILQSLDGFVFATNKEGRFLYISETVSIYLGLSQVELTGSSVFDYIHPGDHVETAEQLGMKLPPGRGLSLSQGAVNEDGASSASSSSHSETPEPVESSSPVLLSPDNTLERSFFIRMKSTLTKRGVHIKSSGYKVIHVTGRLRIRMALTHSRSVPNQIMGMVVVAHALPPPTINEVRIDCQMFVTRVNMDLKIIYCENRISDYMDLAPVDIVGKRCYQFIHAEDVEGIRQCHLDLMNKGQCVTKYYRWILKNSGYIWIQSSATIAINAKNANEKNVIWVNYVLSNHEYKDVPMDIAQLPNLPEKTSESSETSDSESESKENSDAENAKSEGKPGHQSEREDPETDSKRQQQPGQPHCSSEQEMKRQEEGDSSSNPESQDSDDSLEPSDGEGEEQEEARGGGGGGGGGGGGGGGGGGGGRIGRLAGLGGLGGLGAIGGLGNLGGLHIKVEHYGEGEEVQMHNSQTSSSEEEEEEEDDDEEEEEDGGVQDCDGADAGSKLQKRRKRRKVQKWDGSRSRRLRLSSTPPSPVAMGDATPMVDPSQATPVNSSHLLTSAGSPNGAGATSSVLKIKTEMAEPINFDNDSSIWNFPPNREISRNESPYSMTSKPAPPGSHENFPSPQGGSLQVAIPDSVLTPPGTEGGAGGVRKPPYNGSSAPSSASSATSLAPPSSASSADPLSPPLSASPRDKQQGTPTTSSSSSSSSSSSSTPSSSLLYSGDLEALQRLQASNVVLPLVHRVTGTLASTSTTAPRVYTTGTIRYAPADVTLAMAQGNLLPNAAMNFVDGSGFGLDPKTPMEMLYHHVHRLNMSAAAAAGPFVGSPSATGGNGALGGQMPTAANVFTTAEGLFSTLPFPVYSNGIHATQTTLERKED
- the LOC119504491 gene encoding neuronal PAS domain-containing protein 3 isoform X5 — encoded protein: MSIIVQLNWNRSVFASIGSQRRRSPSAVASEIFEPHLGSHILQSLDGFVFATNKEGRFLYISETVSIYLGLSQVELTGSSVFDYIHPGDHVETAEQLGMKLPPGRGLSLSQGAVNEDGASSASSSSHSETPEPVESSSPVLLSPDNTLERSFFIRMKSTLTKRGVHIKSSGYKVIHVTGRLRIRMALTHSRSVPNQIMGMVVVAHALPPPTINEVRIDCQMFVTRVNMDLKIIYCENRISDYMDLAPVDIVGKRCYQFIHAEDVEGIRQCHLDLMNKGQCVTKYYRWILKNSGYIWIQSSATIAINAKNANEKNVIWVNYVLSNHEYKDVPMDIAQLPNLPEKTSESSETSDSESESKENSDAENAKSEGKPGHQSEREDPETDSKRQQQPGQPHCSSEQEMKRQEEGDSSSNPESQDSDDSLEPSDGEGEEQEEARGGGGGGGGGGGGGGGGGGGGRIGRLAGLGGLGGLGAIGGLGNLGGLHIKVEHYGEGEEVQMHNSQTSSSEEEEEEEDDDEEEEEDGGVQDCDGADAGSKLQKRRKRRKVQKWDGSRSRRLRLSSTPPSPVAMGDATPMVDPSQATPVNSSHLLTSAGSPNGAGATSSVLKIKTEMAEPINFDNDSSIWNFPPNREISRNESPYSMTSKPAPPGSHENFPSPQGGSLQVAIPDSVLTPPGTEGGAGGVRKPPYNGSSAPSSASSATSLAPPSSASSADPLSPPLSASPRDKQQGTPTTSSSSSSSSSSSSTPSSSLLYSGDLEALQRLQASNVVLPLVHRVTGTLASTSTTAPRVYTTGTIRYAPADVTLAMAQGNLLPNAAMNFVDGSGFGLDPKTPMEMLYHHVHRLNMSAAAAAGPFVGSPSATGGNGALGGQMPTAANVFTTAEGLFSTLPFPVYSNGIHATQTTLERKED